Proteins co-encoded in one Cardiobacteriaceae bacterium TAE3-ERU3 genomic window:
- a CDS encoding GNAT family N-acetyltransferase produces the protein MPEWYIRQYQESDAADICRIYNYYVLDTNISFETEPVSVREIAERAEKIRKKSPYFVAELDGRVVGYAYAKPWHSLAAYAHTYESTIYLDHQRDPQICKGLGTALYQKLIEVLREEGYVKVLFGVPTLGNIASERLHEKLGFKKQAVFHDVGFKNNQWLGVTYWVLHF, from the coding sequence ATGCCTGAATGGTATATTCGCCAATATCAAGAGAGTGACGCGGCTGATATTTGTCGTATCTATAACTACTATGTGCTGGATACAAATATCTCTTTTGAGACGGAGCCAGTTAGCGTCAGGGAAATCGCTGAGCGTGCAGAGAAAATCCGTAAAAAATCCCCTTATTTTGTTGCAGAGTTGGATGGGCGGGTTGTTGGTTATGCATACGCAAAGCCGTGGCATAGTCTGGCTGCCTATGCCCATACTTATGAAAGTACTATCTATCTCGATCACCAGCGAGACCCACAGATTTGTAAAGGCTTAGGTACAGCGCTATATCAAAAATTAATTGAAGTACTGCGTGAAGAAGGCTATGTAAAAGTCTTATTTGGCGTACCAACTCTGGGTAATATTGCCAGTGAGCGTTTACATGAAAAACTGGGGTTTAAGAAACAAGCTGTATTTCATGATGTAGGCTTTAAAAATAATCAGTGGCTCGGTGTTACCTATTGGGTATTACATTTTTGA
- a CDS encoding DUF808 domain-containing protein has translation MAASFFALFDDIAALLDDVALLTKAATKKTAGVLGDDLALNANQLTGISAKRELPVVWAVAKGSIVNKVILVPIALLLSFFVPWVVPYLLMVGGAYLCYEGIEKVMHILFHRQQEIERRALRVAANAQAINFVEFERAKIRGAIRTDFILSAEIIVIALGEILKYDMSLTMNIIALSIIALLITFLVYGVVAMIVKMDDVGKYWVENRVGLMHKVGRGLLWFAPRMLKALSVIGTIAMFIVGGHIWVEGVPAIHHTIAHWLETIQIGLSWLLTALADIAVGILVGLAVYALVAPLTALWGKLRGKPAKKQHA, from the coding sequence ATGGCCGCCAGTTTTTTCGCCCTGTTTGATGACATTGCCGCACTGTTGGACGACGTTGCACTACTTACTAAAGCCGCAACCAAAAAGACAGCTGGCGTTTTGGGCGATGATCTGGCGCTTAATGCCAATCAATTGACTGGAATTAGTGCCAAGCGTGAGCTTCCAGTAGTTTGGGCGGTTGCAAAAGGCTCGATTGTCAATAAAGTAATTTTGGTGCCAATCGCGTTACTGCTGTCCTTTTTTGTGCCGTGGGTCGTGCCGTATTTACTGATGGTAGGTGGTGCGTATCTTTGCTATGAAGGGATAGAAAAAGTGATGCACATTCTATTTCATCGTCAGCAGGAGATTGAGCGCCGTGCCCTGCGTGTTGCGGCCAATGCTCAGGCTATAAACTTTGTTGAGTTTGAGCGCGCTAAAATCCGTGGTGCAATCCGTACGGACTTTATTCTCTCAGCAGAAATTATCGTGATCGCATTGGGAGAAATTCTCAAATACGATATGTCTTTGACCATGAATATCATTGCATTAAGTATCATTGCATTGCTGATTACTTTTTTGGTTTACGGCGTGGTTGCGATGATTGTCAAGATGGACGATGTCGGTAAATATTGGGTCGAAAACCGCGTTGGCTTGATGCACAAAGTTGGTCGTGGTCTTCTGTGGTTTGCCCCACGTATGCTGAAGGCACTTTCAGTCATTGGCACAATAGCCATGTTTATTGTCGGGGGGCATATTTGGGTTGAAGGCGTACCAGCTATTCATCACACGATTGCCCATTGGCTTGAAACTATTCAGATTGGCCTATCATGGTTGTTGACGGCCTTAGCTGATATCGCTGTTGGTATCTTGGTAGGATTAGCGGTGTATGCTTTGGTTGCACCTCTTACTGCACTATGGGGAAAGCTGCGTGGTAAACCTGCAAAAAAACAGCATGCCTGA
- the ybeY gene encoding rRNA maturation RNase YbeY gives MTPIVIDYQVEDVPDDWLYPGEKRLQRWLDTALEVLEHDEALEVTVRLVDDDEITELNDEYRDKRKPTNVLAFPCDWDLPEEPRLLGDVVIAVNVVNQEAKAQRKTMEQHWAHIVIHGFLHLMGFDHIEDNDAEVMESTERKILAKLGFPDPYAIECGTVKKEESN, from the coding sequence ATGACGCCAATCGTTATTGACTATCAGGTAGAAGATGTACCCGATGACTGGCTGTACCCTGGCGAAAAACGCTTGCAGCGTTGGCTAGATACGGCACTTGAAGTGCTTGAACATGACGAAGCACTGGAAGTGACTGTACGCTTGGTCGATGATGATGAAATCACAGAGCTCAATGACGAGTATCGTGATAAACGTAAGCCGACCAATGTATTGGCTTTCCCTTGCGATTGGGATTTGCCGGAAGAGCCGCGCTTGCTCGGTGATGTTGTTATCGCTGTGAATGTGGTTAATCAGGAGGCCAAAGCGCAGAGGAAAACCATGGAGCAACATTGGGCACACATTGTTATTCACGGCTTTTTACACTTGATGGGCTTTGATCACATTGAGGATAATGATGCAGAAGTGATGGAATCAACTGAGCGAAAGATTCTTGCAAAGCTGGGCTTTCCTGATCCTTATGCAATCGAGTGCGGTACAGTAAAAAAAGAAGAGAGTAATTAA
- a CDS encoding PhoH family protein: MCMQHTLAFQLAPQDQQRLAELCGQMDAHLRLIEDQLGVNIHNRGHLFHVKGDEGRVVQARFVIETLYEQTGSNVLNNDDVHLALRDAGATLSTEFAAKDEGKDIFIETKRGTISGRGSNQRRYLRRIFSHSVNFGIGPAGTGKTYLAVAAAVSYLAEDKVRKLVLVRPAVEAGERLGFLPGDMTQKVDPYLRPLYDALNDMLGPERVAKLMERNVIEIAPLAFMRGRTLNDAFIILDEAQNTTVEQMKMFLTRQGFGSTAVITGDVTQIDLPRGVMSGLRHAAKVLGDVEGISFTRFESQDVVRHPLVQRIIEAYDHAQQSNHEDA; the protein is encoded by the coding sequence ATTTGCATGCAACATACTCTCGCTTTCCAACTTGCGCCGCAAGATCAACAGCGTCTCGCCGAATTGTGTGGTCAAATGGACGCACATTTACGCCTGATTGAAGACCAGCTTGGGGTCAATATTCACAATCGTGGTCATTTGTTCCATGTTAAAGGGGATGAAGGTCGCGTGGTACAGGCACGGTTTGTCATAGAGACGCTTTACGAGCAAACTGGCAGTAATGTTTTGAATAATGATGATGTGCACCTAGCCTTGCGTGATGCAGGCGCAACTTTGTCTACGGAGTTTGCGGCAAAGGATGAAGGCAAGGATATCTTCATTGAAACCAAGCGTGGCACTATTTCAGGACGTGGATCAAATCAGCGCCGCTATCTTCGCCGTATCTTTTCTCATTCGGTAAACTTTGGGATTGGCCCAGCTGGTACGGGGAAAACTTACCTCGCGGTTGCGGCTGCAGTGTCCTATCTTGCAGAAGATAAAGTTCGTAAATTGGTGCTGGTGCGTCCGGCCGTTGAGGCTGGTGAACGCCTGGGTTTTTTACCCGGAGATATGACGCAAAAAGTCGATCCTTATCTTCGCCCTTTATATGATGCACTCAATGATATGCTCGGGCCTGAGCGTGTAGCTAAGCTAATGGAGCGCAATGTGATTGAAATTGCACCACTTGCCTTTATGCGAGGGCGCACGCTAAACGACGCATTTATCATTCTTGATGAAGCACAAAATACCACGGTCGAGCAGATGAAGATGTTTTTGACCCGGCAAGGATTTGGCTCTACAGCAGTGATCACTGGAGACGTTACGCAAATTGATTTACCACGTGGTGTGATGTCTGGCTTGCGCCATGCAGCTAAAGTGCTCGGTGATGTAGAAGGCATTTCTTTCACGCGTTTTGAATCGCAGGATGTGGTGCGCCACCCGTTGGTTCAGCGCATTATTGAAGCGTATGATCACGCACAACAATCAAACCATGAGGATGCTTAA
- the miaB gene encoding tRNA (N6-isopentenyl adenosine(37)-C2)-methylthiotransferase MiaB, whose product MAQTLKKLYIETHGCQMNEYDSSKMQAVLNVSHGMVRVDNPEEADVLLLNTCSIREKAQDKVFSQIGRWKPLKEKNPHVIIGIGGCVASQEGEELRRRAPVVDVVFGPQTLHRLPNLISEAQLKRDGVVDVSFPEIEKFDHLPEPRAEGPSAYVSVMEGCSKYCTFCVVPYTRGEEVSRPFDDVIAECASLAAQGVREINLLGQNVNAYRGEMHDGDVADLAFLIEMVAAIDGIDRIRFTTSHPLEFSDSLIEAYRRVPELVSHLHLPVQSGSNKVLALMKRGHKVDIYKEKLARIREIRPNISFSSDFIIGFPGEEDADFEDTMQLIEDVFFDTSFSFIYSPRPGTPAAAMPDRISMDVKKARLARLQKRILEMAADISENMVGTEQWVLVDRVSKKDASEVSGRTENNRVVNFQAPKALIGRFAKVQITAAYKNSLRGRLLEAEGMAAPAMYQTA is encoded by the coding sequence ATGGCGCAAACCCTCAAAAAACTCTATATCGAAACACACGGCTGCCAAATGAACGAGTACGACTCTTCAAAAATGCAGGCGGTTTTGAACGTATCACACGGTATGGTGCGTGTAGATAATCCTGAGGAAGCAGATGTATTGTTGCTCAATACTTGCTCCATTCGTGAAAAAGCACAAGATAAAGTGTTCTCACAGATTGGCCGCTGGAAGCCATTAAAAGAAAAAAATCCACATGTTATCATTGGTATTGGTGGCTGTGTTGCTTCGCAAGAAGGTGAAGAATTGCGCCGCCGCGCTCCAGTTGTTGATGTCGTATTTGGCCCTCAGACATTACACCGCTTGCCGAATTTAATCTCTGAAGCTCAGCTCAAGCGCGATGGTGTCGTGGATGTATCCTTCCCTGAAATCGAAAAATTTGACCATTTACCAGAACCCCGAGCTGAAGGACCATCGGCGTATGTGTCGGTCATGGAAGGGTGCTCAAAATACTGTACATTCTGTGTGGTGCCTTATACGCGTGGTGAAGAGGTTAGCCGTCCATTTGATGATGTGATTGCAGAATGTGCCTCTTTAGCGGCACAAGGTGTTCGTGAAATCAATCTATTAGGTCAGAACGTCAATGCTTATCGTGGTGAAATGCACGATGGTGATGTGGCAGACTTGGCGTTTTTGATTGAAATGGTAGCTGCGATTGATGGAATAGATCGTATTCGCTTCACTACTTCTCACCCCCTTGAGTTCAGTGACAGCCTGATTGAAGCTTACCGCAGAGTGCCAGAGTTGGTTAGTCATCTGCATTTACCGGTTCAAAGTGGATCGAATAAAGTACTTGCGCTGATGAAACGCGGTCACAAAGTAGATATTTATAAAGAAAAGTTGGCGCGTATTCGTGAAATTAGGCCAAATATTAGCTTCTCTTCTGATTTTATCATTGGCTTCCCAGGTGAAGAGGATGCTGATTTTGAAGATACGATGCAGCTAATTGAAGATGTATTTTTCGATACTTCGTTTAGTTTTATTTATAGCCCGCGCCCAGGTACACCAGCAGCGGCAATGCCAGATCGGATTTCTATGGATGTGAAGAAAGCTCGCTTGGCTCGTTTGCAAAAGCGTATTCTCGAAATGGCGGCTGATATTTCAGAAAATATGGTAGGCACGGAGCAGTGGGTGTTGGTCGATCGTGTATCGAAAAAAGATGCTAGCGAAGTATCAGGGCGTACGGAAAACAACCGTGTGGTCAACTTCCAAGCACCTAAGGCACTGATAGGCCGCTTTGCTAAAGTGCAAATTACTGCTGCATACAAAAATTCTCTACGTGGGCGTTTGCTTGAGGCTGAAGGTATGGCCGCACCAGCGATGTATCAAACTGCATAA
- a CDS encoding sel1 repeat family protein has protein sequence MMKKYMLIGAVALVLGACGGNANKDMTDTAQQNNPEALLVQAQEAYESGDKAAAIEAWKMAAEAGNAAAQHNLSVVYRTGDGAAQDEQMALDFLVKSAEQGYVPAVYDMGSFYLQQGDATQAAPLFQAAAEQGYAPAQFNLGVMLVRGDGVEQNKDVGIALIQQAAQQGFAPAQQALQQAQ, from the coding sequence GTGCTTGCGGTGGTAACGCAAATAAAGATATGACAGATACTGCCCAACAAAATAATCCTGAAGCATTACTGGTTCAAGCTCAAGAAGCTTATGAAAGTGGTGATAAAGCTGCAGCGATTGAAGCATGGAAAATGGCAGCTGAGGCTGGTAATGCTGCAGCGCAGCACAATCTGTCAGTCGTTTATCGCACTGGTGATGGTGCTGCACAAGACGAGCAAATGGCGCTTGATTTCTTGGTTAAGTCTGCAGAGCAAGGTTATGTTCCTGCTGTTTATGATATGGGTAGCTTTTATTTGCAGCAAGGCGATGCCACACAAGCAGCACCTCTGTTTCAAGCAGCAGCAGAGCAAGGCTATGCACCTGCCCAGTTCAACCTCGGTGTCATGCTGGTTCGTGGTGATGGCGTAGAGCAGAATAAGGATGTAGGTATTGCACTGATTCAGCAAGCTGCTCAGCAAGGCTTTGCACCTGCACAGCAAGCATTACAGCAGGCACAGTAA